The DNA region TTTGAGACAGCCTGCTTTCATTCTGAGGCAACAATGGCTTTTAGAAAATCCTCAGGTGGAGTAGATACCCACATCCCTGTGGCTTCCCCAGGCAACCCCCTCGTGCTCCCTGGAGCTCTGCAGACCGTGTGTGTTTCCTTGAGTCCGTGACTCTTCCCTTCTCCGACTCATGTAGAAGACAGAGTCTAGAATGGGCCTTAGGCTAGAGAGGTCTGCCCCAGTCCTCAGTGGGATTTCTGACCAGCAGCTGAAATAGCTAAGTACTCCCTGTTCGTTCCCCCCTCTTCCTCACAGGACTAGAATccctgggaaggaaggagggagctcATAGGGCAGCCAACCAGCTCAGAGGTTCCCCTTCCCCCTGCAGCCCTCCTGCAACCAAGGGTGCAAAGTCCAGTCCCAGTCCCAattccccctgcccacccccgcaTGCCCTCACCAGCTCTTCCTCGCTGTGTGTTAGCAGCCCCTCCTCATCACCGTCGTCTCGAGCCTGTGCTTCTCTCTGGGGCATGCCCACCTCAGAAGCTGTGTCCTCTTGGGGGGCCGGTGGCCGGCTGCTGCCACCACTATTGCCACTGCCACTGCCGATGGCGCTGCCACTGCCGATGGCGctgccactgccactgccactgccactgccGCTCTCGCCCTTCTTTTTGCCATCTTCAGGCGGAAGCGGGGGATGAGGGGAATAAAAATCAACCTGGGGCAGCTGCCGGGGGTAGCACCTTAGCAGAAGCTAGGCCTCAGCACAGTGGGTCCAGGTGGGAGTGGAGGCCACAGTCCCTCTCTGCCCCATGCACTGTCCTCCCCACACTCTGCCCTGTGCCCCTGGCCACTGATCTGGGCAGGGACCCTTGGAAGCTGACCTGGATTGGACTTCTGCTCCTCGGCAATCTGCTCCAAGCGACCCAGCAAGGCATCGATGTTGGACTTGATCTGGGTCAGCTCTGTCTTGATGGCATGCAGCTCACTGCTCTTTACTGAGAGTGGAGGGAGTACAGGGATGTCACCTAAGGGCTGGGAGCTTGACACTAACACAAGACCCTAGTCCCATTCTGTCAACTAGGAAGACAGGCCAGTGACAGAAACTATCCTTGTCCTCGGTCTTTTTCTGGCCAGGGAAAAGGCCAGAGCTGCATGTGGCTTCCCCCTGAGACTTTCTGGAGGCCCTTCTGAACCTGGATCTCCCCCACCATCCCCGACCCCTCCAACTCTGAAAGGGACTGGGGATGGATAAGAATGGAGGTGTGTGGTGTGTACCTGTGTGCACCTGAGCAAGCATGTGTCTTTGCTTATGTTAGAGAGTGGTATCTGTCTTTCAAGGTGTGTAAATGTTGAGTGTTTTACAATCAGATCTCCTGGGTGCCTGACCACGTGTGCACACCACAATGAATGTGGAGTAGCGAGCCTGTGTGGACCTGTCCTTGTGCTTACTAAAGGAAAGATGACACCATTTCCTCCCTGGGCTCCACTTCACAGCACTGGACTCTGTGCCTAACCCAAGACCCTCCTCCACAAATGTCGGTCTTTTCCTCTTAGAAATGCACGAAAATACTCACTTGGTTGTGTTAGAGCTGCAGAACTGTGGGAGATTTGTTCCTTTATCTATTTTCCAATGTAAAAAAATGTGATTCTATTATTTTgctaatgacaaaaataaaaattacctagGAAGAAGATATAGTCACTCACACTTGATCTTGGCCGAGCcggtggtggtgatggctgtgGAGCGGGCAAAGAGCTTGACAGGTATGGTGGTTTTCACACGTCGGACCAAGGGGACTGTGACCCGGGGTCGCTTCACAGGGACTGCCCTGGGCACTGGCACTGGTGACAGGCGGCCCCGATAGTCGAAGAGCCTGTGAGAGCAAACGGGCCAGAGGCTGCAGCGTGGCCTGTGGCCACCAGGGGGCGCTGTGACCCTGGACCAACACATGTAGGGCTGGTGAAGGGCTGGGTAGCCTGTACTACATCCCTCATCCTGCTCCCAGTTAGGTCCTGAGGGTGAAGAGGAAGGGCTTTCTGGACCTCAGTGACCTTACTACATCCACCTTTCCTACCATTCAAGCTGGGTAAGAGCAGGGGAGGTGACAGGTGGTAATGGTTATAGCCCCATTCAACAGAGGAACAAACTGACAACAGCCCCAGAAAGGAGACTTCCCTAGATCACCCTGATGCCCAGTCCTGCTCTATTACCTGACCTACTTCTGCTCAGTCAACTGTACCCCAAGCTCTGGTCAGAGTTTGCAAATTTCCCTAAAGCAGTACAAATCCCCAGCTGGaaacagagaggtgagggagtGAGAGTCAATCCCTAAGCCtgcctaagcctcagttttcccatctgcctAGTGAGGATGGCTACCCCAAACTCTGTGACCCCCCACATCCCCCAAGGCTGCTGTGAGGGCAGAGCATGAGACAACTTGGTTAAAAACACACGTTAGAAGGTGTGATAGGTGAAGGGCCAGGGTACCGAGACCCTCAACTCAGGGGCCTATGACCTCAGAGGCATGAGGCTGGAGTCCAAGCCCCTTTCCTCATTCTGGGCCCCCAGTCACCCCATCCTTCTCACTCGACTTTGGAGATGGAGGGGCAGGGGGCCCAGTGGAGTATCAAAGTTAGGCAGCTCGGTCAGACCCTCTATACCAGACAGTATGCTGCACCCCCGACGCCATCACCCAGCCCTTTCCAGGAGGGCTTCTCTTCCTGATCAGGCAGAAACTCAGTAAGCCAAGTAGGGGTTTCTCCCACTGCTGCTGCTACCATCTTTCTGCACGGAACAGCAGCCACAGGGGTATACTATGGGATCACTTTCCTGATGACAGCCAGGTTACCTGCTATCACTAGGCAATTCAATGCCCCATGCCTTGGTACTCCTTTGTTTAGGGAGCCCCTGCCCTGGGGTGGTGATGGCTGGAGATGGAGAGTCTCTGGGAATGCCCCCAGTCCCAGACCCTGCATTTCTGCCCCTAAGGGGAGGGGGCGGCTCTGGCCTTGGTCAGAATCACTGAACCACAGAATCCCAGAGCTGGAAGAGCCCTGAGGGATCACTTGGTACAAGCCCATTTCAGACTGGGAGGGGATTTGCCCAAAGTTGTGTAATCTattcagtggcagagctgagattagcacccaggtcttctgactcccagGCTAGGGCACTTTCCACTACATTGCACTGTCTTCTGAAACCActcacaggtgagaaaactgaggctcagagaggtctgTTCTTCCGGGACAGCCTGGGGCaggctgagagggagggagggagggagggagagaagcaggaaggaggagaagCTTGGGCCAGCCCCCACCATTATTTCCAGAAGAATGGCTGGTGCCATGGACGCTGGGGTCTGGGTAGGCTTGGGGGTGGGCCACAGCCTACCAGGGACTAATTCAGACCTCCAAAGGACTGCTGGCCTCTTGGCTATAAATATAAGGCTAAGAAGTTCAGACTGAGCTCTGAGGTTCCTTCAGCTGGCTGGGCACCTCAGAGAGGTAAGGAAACTGAACAGCAGAAGCGTGAGGGCTCAAATTCCCTGCACCTGGCCCTGTACCTGTTTTGTATTCCAACTTGTTACATTTATAGGTCCCCTGGCTGTCCAGTCCCATTGAGTACCACCCCAGGATTAGGAGGGGAAGGGGCAGTCAGAGGGTTGGGAGACAGTGTGCGCTGGGGAGAGCTCTGGCCTGGGCACCTATAGAACTGGAccctagtcccagctctgccactaacttgCGGAGCAGCCTTGGGCAGATGCCTGTCCACAACTCTGGGCTTCAGTTCCCACTTGGAGGACTGAGTGGGCTGCACCAGCAATCTCTCAGGACCCTTCCAGCTTGGCTGTTTCATGCCTGGGCACGCCCCTTCCCCGCTCACCTGTCGTAGAAGTAGTCCCAGTAGTAATCATAGTCAAAGCTGTAGCCACTGGGGAAACAAAGGGGAGAGGGCCGGGGCTTAGAGACGGCCACTCAGCCCACTCTTCGCAGGCCCTCATCTCCAAACACCTCCCCAAATTCTAGGCTTGGCATACTGTCACCACCAGTGTTCACTCCCTCTGTGGAAAGAGGAACCAATCCCACCCAGAGACAGACAAACAAGACAGAGCGCCCCACCTGTATATGGCAGATGCTGCTCTCTTTAGCCCCTTGGGTCTGTTGGGCTTTGGCTCTCCAGCCATGTTGATGTCTGTATGGAGGGAGAAGGCAGAGTCAGATGCTGACAGGATATCAGCACCCATACACATATCACCCTCATGCACGTGTGCAATTTATGTGTTTACATGAGATACACATGAACTTCACTCACTAACATGGACAACAGAGGTCTTCACAAATTAGACTCATACCCACACATCACATGCATAtagttgtttatatattcatatacattcaGATACATGCATGCATGCTCACAATCACACACGCCACGTACATCAAATTATATGCATTCTCAAGTACACTCACATAAACGCATACGTCAGACACACATCCTCACACATACGTTCACATATCCAGGAAATAAGATCACACACTCTCAACTACACTCAGACGTGGCTCCAACATCCTACACTTAGCTGCCCATATGCAAATGAGCCAATGCACATTTACACAAACCTTCTACCAAACATCTTTATGCCTAGAGCAGAGTTCAGCAAATGTTAggacctcaataaatatttggtaaatgaatacatgaatatcTGCTTACACACTCAAGTATATTCTGATACACACATAActctacatatatacatgtaagtAAGGTATGTGTCCACATATTCTCCACATGTTCAGTTACATCCACATACCACATATTCAGGAATACATATCCTCtcaaacatacacaaatataCCGAAGTATGTGAACATATACAAATACTATACAGGCTCCAAGGTAGGCCTCCAGCAC from Mesoplodon densirostris isolate mMesDen1 chromosome 16, mMesDen1 primary haplotype, whole genome shotgun sequence includes:
- the RALY gene encoding RNA-binding protein Raly isoform X1; its protein translation is MSLKIQTSNVTNKNDPKSINSRVFIGNLNTAVVKKSDVETIFSKYGRVAGCSVHKGYAFVQYANERHARAAVLGENGRVLAGQTLDINMAGEPKPNRPKGLKRAASAIYSGYSFDYDYYWDYFYDRLFDYRGRLSPVPVPRAVPVKRPRVTVPLVRRVKTTIPVKLFARSTAITTTGSAKIKLKSSELHAIKTELTQIKSNIDALLGRLEQIAEEQKSNPDGKKKGESGSGSGSGSGSAIGSGSAIGSGSGNSGGSSRPPAPQEDTASEVGMPQREAQARDDGDEEGLLTHSEEELEHSQDTDAEDGALQ
- the RALY gene encoding RNA-binding protein Raly isoform X2 codes for the protein MSLKIQTSNVTNKNDPKSINSRVFIGNLNTAVVKKSDVETIFSKYGRVAGCSVHKGYAFVQYANERHARAAVLGENGRVLAGQTLDINMAGEPKPNRPKGLKRAASAIYRLFDYRGRLSPVPVPRAVPVKRPRVTVPLVRRVKTTIPVKLFARSTAITTTGSAKIKLKSSELHAIKTELTQIKSNIDALLGRLEQIAEEQKSNPDGKKKGESGSGSGSGSGSAIGSGSAIGSGSGNSGGSSRPPAPQEDTASEVGMPQREAQARDDGDEEGLLTHSEEELEHSQDTDAEDGALQ